A part of Streptantibioticus cattleyicolor NRRL 8057 = DSM 46488 genomic DNA contains:
- a CDS encoding TetR/AcrR family transcriptional regulator has protein sequence MLAAARRKFAEVGYERATIRAIAAEADVDKSSVIQYFGTKQDLFREAVHWHIPIEELTSTDPARTVENYLRGMLGAWAADPDSPMAVLLRTALTSEEAAETLRRHITAEAVTPLAATVAAPDARLRAALSGAMMMGIASHRYLLRMPDLAEADLEDVLRVAAPLFRALIAPD, from the coding sequence ATCCTGGCGGCGGCCCGCCGCAAGTTCGCCGAGGTCGGCTACGAACGCGCCACGATCCGGGCGATAGCCGCCGAGGCGGACGTCGACAAGTCCTCCGTGATCCAGTACTTCGGCACCAAGCAGGACCTGTTCCGGGAGGCCGTCCACTGGCACATCCCCATCGAGGAGCTGACCTCGACGGACCCGGCCCGCACGGTGGAGAACTACCTGCGCGGCATGCTCGGCGCCTGGGCCGCCGACCCGGACAGCCCCATGGCCGTCCTGCTGCGGACCGCCCTGACCAGCGAGGAGGCCGCCGAGACGCTGCGCCGCCACATCACCGCGGAGGCCGTCACCCCGCTGGCCGCCACCGTGGCCGCCCCCGACGCCCGGCTGCGGGCCGCGTTGAGCGGCGCCATGATGATGGGCATCGCCAGCCATCGCTACCTGCTGCGGATGCCGGACCTCGCCGAGGCCGACCTGGAGGACGTGCTGCGCGTCGCCGCCCCCCTCTTCCGCGCCCTGATCGCCCCGGACTGA
- a CDS encoding 5-carboxymethyl-2-hydroxymuconate Delta-isomerase, whose amino-acid sequence MPQISVDHSADLAFDRRGFALAAHAVAAEIIGCRVEDCKTRFRTVAETVVADGGGEHAVVVGEMRIMPGRTQQAKAALSEALVAKLAEYVKPEPGRRVHLAWTVLDQTPETYRRAELRG is encoded by the coding sequence GTGCCGCAGATCAGCGTGGACCACTCCGCCGACCTCGCCTTCGACCGGCGGGGCTTCGCCCTGGCCGCCCATGCCGTGGCCGCCGAGATCATCGGCTGCCGCGTCGAGGACTGCAAGACCCGGTTCCGTACCGTGGCGGAGACCGTCGTCGCCGACGGCGGGGGCGAACACGCCGTCGTCGTCGGCGAGATGCGCATCATGCCGGGCCGCACCCAGCAGGCCAAGGCAGCGCTGAGCGAGGCCCTGGTGGCCAAGCTCGCCGAATACGTCAAGCCCGAGCCGGGCCGCCGCGTCCATCTGGCCTGGACCGTGCTGGACCAGACGCCGGAGACCTACCGGCGCGCTGAACTGCGCGGCTGA
- a CDS encoding aldo/keto reductase produces MYTADPGRYDGMLYRRVGRSGLKLPVLSLGLWHNFGTDRPLETQRAIVTRAFDLGVTHFDLANNYGPPPGAAESAFGRVLRQDLRPYRDEIVVSTKAGYLMWPGPYGEWGSRKYLLASLDQSLERTGLEYVDVFYSHRYDPDTPLEETMGALDSAVRQGKALYAGISNYPAEQTRQAARILRELGTPLLIHQPRYSMLDRGPETGLWPALREAGAGAIVYSPLEQGLLTDRYLDGVPATSRAAGASPFLTPDSITPQLLARLRELNALARRRGQTLAQFALAWVLRDDTVASAVIGASSVRQLEQNVAAASQLALGDEELAEIDAILA; encoded by the coding sequence GTGTACACAGCAGACCCCGGCCGCTACGACGGCATGCTCTACCGGCGTGTCGGACGCAGCGGTCTCAAGCTCCCCGTGCTCTCCCTGGGGTTGTGGCACAACTTCGGCACCGACCGGCCGCTGGAGACGCAACGGGCCATCGTCACCCGGGCCTTCGACCTCGGGGTGACCCACTTCGACCTGGCCAACAACTACGGTCCGCCGCCGGGCGCCGCGGAGAGCGCGTTCGGCCGCGTGCTGCGCCAGGACCTGCGCCCGTACCGGGACGAGATCGTGGTCTCCACCAAGGCCGGCTATCTGATGTGGCCCGGTCCGTACGGCGAGTGGGGTTCCCGCAAGTATCTGCTGGCCTCCCTCGACCAGAGCCTGGAGCGGACCGGCCTGGAGTACGTCGACGTCTTCTACTCGCACCGCTACGACCCGGACACGCCCCTGGAGGAGACCATGGGCGCGCTGGACTCCGCGGTGCGGCAGGGCAAGGCGCTGTACGCCGGGATCTCCAACTACCCGGCGGAGCAGACCCGGCAGGCCGCCCGCATCCTGCGCGAGCTGGGCACCCCGCTGCTGATCCACCAGCCCAGGTACTCGATGCTGGACCGCGGGCCGGAGACCGGGTTGTGGCCGGCGCTGCGGGAGGCCGGCGCCGGGGCCATCGTCTACTCTCCGCTGGAGCAGGGCCTGCTCACCGACCGCTACCTCGACGGCGTTCCGGCCACCTCCCGGGCCGCGGGCGCCAGCCCGTTCCTCACCCCGGACTCCATCACCCCGCAGCTGCTGGCCCGGCTGCGCGAGCTGAACGCCCTCGCCCGGCGGCGCGGCCAGACCCTGGCCCAGTTCGCGCTGGCCTGGGTGCTGCGGGACGACACGGTGGCCTCCGCGGTGATCGGCGCCAGCAGTGTCCGCCAGCTGGAGCAGAACGTCGCCGCGGCCAGCCAACTGGCGCTGGGCGACGAGGAGTTGGCGGAGATCGACGCGATCCTGGCCTGA
- a CDS encoding LysR family transcriptional regulator, with protein MELRHLEYFVAVAEERHFTRAAVRLQVSQSGLSASIRSLERELGAALFVRSTRSVALTEAGRALLDEASRTLASARAAREAVAATQGLLRGALTVGTEQCVAGVHPPSLLAAFHQRHPRVEIRLRQAGSLQLVEEVAAGRIDVAFVVSPDAPSSRVRMLPLTGEPMTLLCHRGHHLAGNGPVELGALGRERFVDLHPSWGPRRITDRAFTTAGVRRQVAFEVNDVHSLLELVQEGLGVAVAPAHFAAKPQAAGLVAVPLADTPAGPRPRYLSSAAAPADTTGNPAAHALLALLEATAPPA; from the coding sequence ATGGAACTGCGCCACCTGGAGTACTTCGTCGCCGTCGCCGAGGAACGGCACTTCACCCGGGCCGCCGTGCGGTTGCAGGTGTCGCAGTCCGGGCTCTCCGCGTCGATCCGGTCGCTGGAACGGGAGCTGGGCGCCGCGCTGTTCGTCCGCAGCACCCGCAGCGTGGCGCTGACCGAGGCGGGCCGGGCGCTGCTGGACGAGGCGTCGCGGACGCTGGCGAGCGCCCGGGCCGCCCGGGAGGCGGTGGCCGCCACCCAGGGGCTGCTGCGCGGCGCGCTGACCGTCGGCACCGAGCAGTGCGTCGCCGGCGTCCACCCGCCGTCCCTGCTCGCCGCCTTCCACCAGCGCCACCCCCGGGTGGAGATACGGCTGCGCCAGGCCGGCTCGCTCCAGCTCGTCGAGGAGGTCGCGGCCGGCCGGATCGACGTGGCCTTCGTGGTCTCCCCGGACGCCCCCTCGTCCCGGGTCCGGATGCTGCCGCTGACCGGCGAACCGATGACGCTGCTGTGCCACCGCGGTCACCACCTCGCCGGGAACGGCCCGGTGGAGCTCGGCGCGCTCGGCCGGGAGCGGTTCGTGGACCTCCACCCCTCGTGGGGCCCGCGCCGCATCACCGACCGGGCGTTCACCACGGCCGGGGTGCGCCGGCAGGTGGCCTTCGAGGTCAACGACGTGCACAGCCTGCTCGAACTCGTCCAGGAGGGCCTCGGCGTCGCCGTCGCCCCCGCCCACTTCGCCGCCAAGCCGCAGGCCGCCGGGCTGGTCGCCGTCCCGCTCGCCGACACCCCGGCCGGCCCCCGCCCCCGTTACCTCTCCTCGGCCGCCGCCCCGGCCGACACCACGGGCAACCCGGCGGCGCACGCGCTCCTCGCCCTGCTGGAGGCCACGGCGCCCCCGGCCTGA
- a CDS encoding M1 family metallopeptidase, translated as MRRGNPRVRGALRAAAAAVLLAAGTVTAATAPPAHAAGPAPAAASDPTRTPASPAYTVTLASDATGTVWNGHESVTFTNASATPLTEVYLRLWDNAHGDCPGTTPITVTGVTGGTAGDLTVDCTALEVTLPAPLGRGGSATVGFDLGITVPSGADRFGHDGAFAFLGNALPVLALRDAAGWHLDPYTDNGEAFYSSAADFSVTLDHPSKLLVPATGTSVDTPGAAGRTVTRATASQVRDFAWAAGPFSEVSGTSPGGVKVDVYAVSGIGTADSSRMLSTAESAIDAHAARFGAYPYGEVDAVLDNDFWFGGMEYPGFVLDLVDPTALTHELAHQWWYGIVGDDEYNSPWLDEAFADYATDLALGRSGNGCWNDVSWAAPDERITDSMAYWDAHPYRYSTVVYGYGKCALHDLRRLLGDTAMSRLLRDYARSHWYGVSTTAEFKAAAQAVAGTDLTSFWTAHRIAG; from the coding sequence ATGAGACGAGGCAACCCCCGTGTGCGCGGCGCTCTTCGGGCCGCCGCCGCGGCCGTGCTGCTGGCCGCCGGCACCGTCACCGCGGCCACCGCGCCCCCGGCCCACGCGGCCGGGCCGGCCCCGGCCGCCGCCTCCGACCCCACCCGCACCCCGGCCTCCCCCGCCTACACCGTCACCCTGGCCAGCGACGCCACCGGCACCGTGTGGAACGGCCACGAGAGCGTCACCTTCACCAACGCCTCGGCGACCCCGCTGACCGAGGTCTACCTGCGGCTGTGGGACAACGCCCACGGCGACTGCCCGGGGACCACCCCGATCACGGTGACCGGGGTGACCGGCGGGACGGCGGGCGATCTCACGGTGGACTGCACGGCGCTGGAGGTCACCCTGCCCGCCCCGCTGGGCCGGGGCGGCAGCGCCACCGTCGGCTTCGACCTGGGGATAACGGTGCCCAGCGGCGCCGACCGGTTCGGTCACGACGGCGCCTTCGCCTTCCTGGGCAACGCGCTTCCGGTGCTGGCGCTGCGGGACGCCGCCGGATGGCACCTGGACCCGTACACCGACAACGGCGAGGCGTTCTACTCCTCGGCCGCCGACTTCTCCGTCACCCTGGACCACCCGTCGAAGCTGCTGGTGCCCGCCACCGGCACCTCGGTGGACACCCCGGGGGCCGCCGGGCGTACGGTGACCCGGGCGACGGCGAGCCAGGTCCGCGACTTCGCCTGGGCGGCCGGGCCGTTCAGCGAGGTCTCCGGCACCTCACCGGGCGGGGTGAAGGTCGACGTCTACGCGGTGAGCGGCATCGGTACGGCCGACTCCTCCCGGATGCTGTCCACCGCCGAGTCGGCGATCGACGCCCACGCCGCCCGGTTCGGCGCGTATCCGTACGGCGAGGTGGACGCGGTCCTCGACAACGACTTCTGGTTCGGCGGCATGGAGTACCCCGGGTTCGTCCTCGACCTGGTCGATCCCACCGCCCTCACCCACGAGCTGGCCCACCAGTGGTGGTACGGCATCGTCGGCGACGACGAGTACAACAGCCCGTGGCTGGACGAGGCGTTCGCCGACTACGCCACCGACCTGGCGCTCGGCAGGTCCGGCAACGGGTGCTGGAACGACGTCTCGTGGGCCGCGCCGGACGAACGGATCACCGACTCGATGGCGTACTGGGACGCCCACCCCTACCGCTACTCGACGGTGGTGTACGGATACGGCAAGTGCGCCCTGCACGATCTGCGGCGTCTGCTGGGTGACACCGCGATGTCCCGGCTGCTGCGTGACTACGCGCGGTCGCACTGGTACGGCGTCTCCACCACCGCGGAGTTCAAGGCCGCCGCGCAGGCGGTGGCCGGCACCGATCTGACCTCGTTCTGGACCGCGCACCGGATCGCCGGCTGA
- a CDS encoding glycosyltransferase has protein sequence MRILFTAHPSYSHLAPVVLPVALAAREAGHEVAVATGPDLTGVIEERGLTALPLPGMRSLAEAVREAQVAGAGIELPLDRIGRVTVELDPAFFARGFAGLLAGRSARDLLTAAESWKPDLLLRESTEYGGYLAAERLGLAHGALDIAPMAPYAHPLVAEEVNRQRAELDLAPVADPWHPMRGLRAAVVPEAFYPASDRLPHTRHYRTTAPAAAPLDPHLAELPDDRPLVLATLGSNASRLPGSAASGLLDVIVRALAGLPVTAVVALGPGVSPLEWTGTRAGNVHLVSFAPQELLLRSCDLFITHAGFNGVRESLGAGVPMVAVPMFAEQSANASRLEELGVARRLNVEDVTEESLSTAVRAVLDDPGFRHRAKGLQRRIDALPPLSGIVADLRTLAD, from the coding sequence ATGCGCATCCTCTTCACCGCTCACCCCAGTTACTCGCATCTGGCACCCGTGGTGCTCCCCGTCGCGCTCGCGGCACGGGAGGCCGGCCACGAGGTGGCGGTGGCGACCGGCCCCGACCTGACCGGGGTGATCGAGGAGCGGGGGCTGACCGCGCTTCCGCTGCCGGGCATGCGCTCGCTGGCCGAGGCGGTCCGGGAGGCGCAGGTCGCCGGGGCCGGGATCGAGCTGCCGCTGGACCGGATCGGCCGGGTCACGGTGGAGCTGGATCCGGCCTTCTTCGCCCGGGGGTTCGCCGGACTGCTCGCCGGGCGCAGCGCCCGTGACCTGCTGACGGCGGCCGAGTCGTGGAAGCCGGACCTGCTGTTGCGCGAGTCCACCGAGTACGGCGGCTACCTCGCCGCCGAACGTCTCGGGCTGGCGCACGGCGCCCTGGACATCGCGCCCATGGCCCCCTACGCCCACCCGCTGGTCGCCGAGGAGGTCAACCGGCAGCGCGCCGAGCTGGATCTGGCCCCGGTCGCCGACCCCTGGCACCCGATGCGCGGCCTGCGGGCCGCCGTGGTCCCCGAGGCGTTCTACCCGGCGTCGGACCGGCTGCCGCACACCCGCCACTACCGCACCACGGCTCCGGCCGCCGCGCCGCTCGACCCGCACCTCGCCGAGCTGCCCGACGACCGTCCGCTGGTGCTGGCCACTCTCGGTTCCAACGCCTCCCGGCTGCCCGGCTCCGCCGCCTCCGGCCTGCTCGACGTCATCGTCCGCGCCCTCGCCGGGCTGCCGGTCACCGCCGTGGTCGCCCTCGGCCCCGGGGTGAGCCCGCTGGAGTGGACCGGGACGCGGGCCGGCAACGTGCACCTGGTGTCGTTCGCGCCGCAGGAGCTGCTGCTGCGCTCCTGCGACCTGTTCATCACCCACGCCGGCTTCAACGGGGTGCGCGAATCCCTCGGCGCCGGCGTGCCGATGGTGGCCGTGCCGATGTTCGCCGAGCAGTCCGCCAACGCCTCCCGGCTCGAAGAGCTGGGCGTGGCACGGCGGTTGAACGTGGAGGACGTCACCGAGGAGTCGCTGAGCACGGCGGTGCGCGCGGTGCTGGACGATCCGGGGTTCCGGCACCGTGCCAAGGGGTTGCAGCGCCGTATCGACGCCCTGCCGCCGCTCTCCGGCATCGTGGCGGACCTGCGGACCCTGGCGGACTGA
- a CDS encoding helix-turn-helix transcriptional regulator, which produces MAHATAPTADAAPTPAGRPTGPSPARAPRTGPAAGRAALLAAARAQLAAGGSVVLTGPAGIGRTHLLSVLADEQAAHGHHLLRCAPARSERDRPFLGLIDLFSATGEDVLGRLAPHQRAVLRAALLRAPLPDGTDLTDGRTLLTVHMALRAAFSALCARGPVLLVVDDVQWLDRPSADALAFVARRAHGLRLAAIAAVRAPVPDNHPERVCPAPALTLRVPPMTVRETAALLQGADPDAPRPPHALVDRVHRAGGGNPFTVGELARAVAERVRPDGGRPPAPDEPLPVTDTLRHALLARLDGLPARARHTLLTAGTALRPTVRLLRLAGCAGAADDIDEAVRHGVVEPPAHGLVRFTDPLLPVVLYEQAPHEQKVRLHTALADAADDPVERAHHQALLTPGSDAGVAARLAEAACSARRRGAPATAARLGRLAADHTPAWEPDVAADRRLTAAEDAVAAGEYALARRLAHEVLGASRHPAHRVRAWNAVVDSSGQAMAEVADVFPQALRDARDDPALLAPLHYRLSWRAWVVEGTATAAHVHAVRAATLAACGGDRHTEVLARTQQAALEFFLGRPEAERTLAAALAEPHDARAMTDHNGPVFLKHRLHLVHDRLDEARTELRALVYTLRQRGSAESLGQCLCALAQVEIHRGRCGQALDLARQSLRIAERAGLSPGPAWYAVALAEAAGGDPGRALAAAEAARRHSEDDGDLLFLPRALHAEGQLRLFLGEYEAAASLLRRVAVLETAQGQGDPAARRWHPDLAEALARTGAADEAAEVIGRARAQAVRLRRPGVLALLERSAALVAEARGDLEAAATGLERAAGSLARLRYPLEEGRARLALGRLDVRRAEAAYAHAALTDALHLFTRAGARPWALLTRAERDRLALRAPSPAPPCDPSWADRLTGTERAVVARVAEGASNREIAAGLVVSVKTVEAALTRAYRKLGVRSRVEVARVVMRGTA; this is translated from the coding sequence ATGGCACACGCGACCGCCCCGACCGCCGACGCCGCCCCGACCCCCGCCGGGCGGCCGACCGGCCCCTCCCCCGCCCGGGCCCCGCGCACCGGACCGGCCGCCGGCCGCGCCGCGCTGCTGGCCGCCGCCCGCGCCCAACTCGCCGCCGGCGGCAGCGTGGTGCTCACCGGACCGGCCGGCATCGGCAGAACCCACCTGCTCAGCGTGCTCGCCGACGAGCAGGCCGCGCACGGCCACCACCTGCTGCGCTGCGCACCGGCCCGGTCCGAACGCGACCGCCCCTTCCTCGGCCTGATCGACCTGTTCTCCGCCACCGGCGAGGACGTCCTCGGCCGCCTCGCGCCGCACCAACGGGCCGTCCTGCGCGCCGCCCTGCTGCGCGCACCGCTGCCGGACGGCACCGACCTCACCGACGGCCGCACCCTGCTCACCGTCCACATGGCGTTACGCGCGGCCTTCAGCGCGCTGTGCGCCCGGGGACCGGTGCTCCTCGTGGTGGACGACGTCCAGTGGCTCGACCGGCCCAGCGCCGACGCGCTCGCCTTCGTCGCCCGCCGCGCGCACGGGCTGCGGCTCGCCGCGATCGCCGCCGTCCGCGCCCCCGTTCCGGACAACCACCCCGAACGGGTCTGCCCCGCCCCGGCGTTGACGCTGCGGGTGCCGCCGATGACGGTACGGGAGACCGCCGCGCTGCTCCAGGGCGCCGACCCCGACGCCCCGCGTCCGCCGCACGCCCTGGTGGACCGGGTGCACCGGGCCGGCGGCGGCAACCCGTTCACCGTCGGCGAGCTGGCCCGGGCGGTCGCCGAACGCGTCCGGCCGGACGGCGGCCGGCCACCCGCCCCGGACGAGCCGCTGCCGGTCACCGACACCCTGCGGCACGCGCTCCTGGCCCGCCTCGACGGGCTCCCCGCCCGCGCCCGGCACACCCTGCTCACCGCCGGCACCGCGCTGCGCCCCACGGTACGGCTGCTGCGCCTGGCCGGTTGCGCGGGCGCCGCCGACGACATCGACGAGGCGGTGCGCCACGGTGTCGTGGAGCCGCCCGCGCACGGACTCGTCCGGTTCACCGATCCGCTGCTGCCGGTGGTGCTGTACGAGCAGGCCCCGCACGAGCAGAAGGTGCGGTTGCACACCGCGCTCGCCGACGCCGCCGACGACCCCGTCGAACGCGCCCACCACCAGGCGCTGTTGACCCCCGGCTCGGACGCCGGGGTGGCCGCCCGGCTCGCCGAGGCCGCCTGTTCCGCCCGCCGCCGGGGCGCCCCGGCCACCGCCGCCCGGCTCGGCCGGCTCGCCGCCGACCACACCCCCGCGTGGGAGCCGGACGTCGCCGCCGACCGCCGTCTCACCGCGGCCGAGGACGCGGTGGCCGCCGGGGAGTACGCGCTGGCCCGGCGGCTCGCCCACGAGGTGCTGGGCGCCTCCCGCCACCCCGCGCACCGGGTCCGCGCCTGGAACGCCGTGGTCGACTCCAGCGGCCAGGCGATGGCCGAGGTCGCCGACGTCTTCCCGCAGGCGCTGCGGGACGCCCGGGACGACCCGGCGCTGCTGGCCCCGTTGCACTACCGGCTCAGCTGGCGGGCCTGGGTGGTCGAGGGCACCGCCACCGCCGCCCACGTCCACGCGGTGCGCGCCGCGACGCTGGCCGCGTGCGGCGGCGACCGGCACACCGAGGTGCTGGCCCGTACCCAGCAGGCCGCCCTGGAGTTCTTCCTCGGCCGTCCCGAGGCGGAACGCACCCTGGCCGCCGCCCTCGCCGAACCGCACGACGCCCGGGCCATGACCGACCACAACGGCCCGGTCTTCCTCAAGCACCGCCTCCACCTGGTGCACGACCGGCTCGACGAGGCACGCACCGAACTGCGCGCGCTGGTCTACACGTTGCGGCAGCGCGGCTCGGCGGAGAGCCTGGGCCAGTGCCTGTGCGCGCTGGCCCAGGTCGAGATCCACCGGGGCCGCTGCGGTCAGGCCCTCGACCTGGCCCGGCAGAGCCTGCGGATCGCCGAACGGGCCGGACTGAGCCCGGGGCCCGCCTGGTACGCGGTGGCGCTGGCCGAGGCGGCGGGCGGCGACCCCGGCCGGGCGCTCGCCGCGGCGGAGGCGGCCCGCCGGCACAGCGAGGACGACGGCGACCTGCTCTTCCTGCCGCGCGCGCTGCACGCCGAGGGCCAACTGCGGTTGTTCCTCGGCGAGTACGAGGCCGCGGCGAGCCTGCTGCGGCGGGTGGCCGTGCTGGAGACCGCGCAGGGCCAGGGCGATCCGGCCGCCCGGCGCTGGCACCCCGACCTCGCCGAGGCGCTGGCGCGTACCGGCGCCGCCGACGAGGCGGCCGAGGTGATCGGCCGGGCCCGGGCCCAGGCGGTCCGGCTGCGCCGCCCCGGTGTCCTGGCGCTGCTGGAACGTTCGGCGGCCCTGGTGGCCGAGGCCCGCGGTGACCTGGAGGCGGCGGCGACCGGTCTGGAGCGGGCGGCCGGTTCGCTGGCCCGGCTGCGCTACCCGCTGGAGGAGGGCCGCGCCCGACTGGCGCTGGGCCGGCTCGACGTCCGCCGTGCCGAGGCCGCTTACGCCCACGCCGCCCTCACCGACGCGCTCCACCTCTTCACCCGCGCCGGGGCCCGCCCCTGGGCGCTGCTCACCCGCGCCGAACGCGACCGCCTCGCCCTCCGCGCCCCCTCCCCCGCTCCGCCCTGCGACCCGTCCTGGGCCGACCGCCTCACCGGTACCGAACGGGCCGTGGTGGCCCGGGTCGCCGAAGGCGCCAGCAACCGCGAGATCGCGGCGGGCCTCGTGGTGAGCGTCAAGACCGTCGAAGCCGCGCTCACCCGCGCCTACCGCAAACTCGGCGTGCGCTCCCGGGTCGAGGTGGCCCGGGTGGTGATGCGCGGCACGGCGTGA
- a CDS encoding M4 family metallopeptidase codes for MRIRRTARVSSVALACATAVAVALPAAAAPPSPQAHPHPLPAGHAAFTAAPFTTHPAPDVRKRVADQAGKALAAHAAQAHRADGDAFTVRNMVVDANGAADVRYDRTYKGLPTYGGDVVVHLGPDGGYRSLTTGAQTTGAISTTPTLTAGRAAALSRARFHGTIASVAAPRLAVRMSGHSATLVWETVVRGVRPDQTPSALHVFVDAHHGTVLATSDEVDTFAPATTHPAGTTAGHRSVAPATAGTGRSIYSGTVSLDLTQSGGSWSMRDPSHGNGYTTNLDHATSGTGSVFTNSTGSFGDGATDDPASAGVDAHYGAAETFDYYKNVQGRNGIFGDGRGVPSRTHYGNAYVNAFWDGQQMTYGDGQNDARPLVEIDVAGHEMSHGVSGALVGWEENGETGGMNEGTSDIFGTLVEFYANNPVDKPDYTMGELININGDGKPLRYMYQPSLDGQSPDCYDSGNGNLDPHYSLGPLSHWFFLTAVGSGDHGYGNSPTCNNSTVTGIGNDKAGKIWYKALASYANSNENYAQARVDSLRAAADLYGAHCAEYNTVDAAWAAVSVTGSDPVPGTCNSQPGSPVVTGPGNQTGTVGTAVNLPIKATDPAGETLRYSATGLPAGLAIDPATGVVSGTPTTAGTSSVTVTATNTDNRSGSATFTWTISGGGTPPPTGCGNVPAWSAGSGYAPGDEVSHNGHKWLATWYSTGAEPGAPASWAVWEDEGAC; via the coding sequence ATGCGCATACGAAGAACCGCGAGGGTGTCCTCGGTCGCGCTCGCCTGCGCGACCGCCGTGGCCGTCGCCCTCCCCGCGGCGGCGGCTCCGCCGTCCCCCCAGGCGCATCCGCACCCGCTGCCCGCGGGCCACGCGGCCTTCACCGCCGCCCCGTTCACCACCCACCCGGCGCCGGACGTCCGCAAGCGCGTCGCGGACCAGGCCGGAAAGGCGCTGGCCGCGCACGCCGCGCAGGCGCACCGGGCCGACGGTGACGCGTTCACCGTGCGCAACATGGTGGTCGACGCCAACGGCGCCGCCGACGTCCGGTACGACCGCACCTACAAGGGTCTGCCCACCTACGGCGGGGACGTCGTGGTGCACCTGGGCCCGGACGGCGGTTACCGTTCGCTGACCACGGGTGCGCAGACCACCGGCGCGATATCGACCACGCCGACGCTGACCGCGGGCCGGGCCGCCGCGCTGTCCAGGGCGCGCTTCCACGGCACGATCGCCTCCGTGGCCGCGCCCCGGCTGGCGGTGCGCATGTCCGGCCACTCGGCCACGCTGGTGTGGGAGACCGTGGTCCGCGGGGTGCGCCCGGACCAGACCCCGAGCGCGCTGCACGTCTTCGTCGACGCCCACCACGGCACCGTCCTGGCCACCAGCGACGAGGTGGACACCTTCGCGCCGGCCACCACGCACCCGGCGGGGACGACCGCGGGCCACCGCTCCGTCGCCCCGGCCACCGCGGGCACCGGCAGGTCCATCTACAGCGGCACGGTCTCCCTGGACCTGACCCAGTCCGGCGGCTCGTGGTCGATGCGGGACCCGTCGCACGGCAACGGCTACACCACCAACCTCGACCACGCCACCAGCGGCACCGGGTCGGTCTTCACCAACTCCACCGGCTCCTTCGGCGACGGCGCCACCGACGACCCGGCCTCGGCCGGGGTGGACGCCCACTACGGCGCGGCCGAGACGTTCGACTACTACAAGAACGTGCAGGGCCGCAACGGCATCTTCGGTGACGGGCGGGGGGTGCCGTCCCGCACCCACTACGGCAACGCCTACGTCAACGCCTTCTGGGACGGCCAGCAGATGACCTACGGCGACGGCCAGAACGACGCCCGTCCGCTGGTCGAGATCGACGTCGCCGGCCACGAGATGAGCCACGGCGTCAGCGGCGCCCTCGTCGGCTGGGAGGAGAACGGCGAGACCGGCGGCATGAACGAGGGCACCAGCGACATCTTCGGCACGCTGGTGGAGTTCTACGCCAACAACCCCGTGGACAAGCCCGACTACACCATGGGTGAGCTGATCAACATCAACGGCGACGGCAAGCCGCTGCGTTACATGTACCAGCCGTCGCTCGACGGGCAGTCCCCGGACTGCTACGACAGCGGCAACGGCAACCTCGACCCGCACTACTCGCTCGGCCCGCTCAGCCACTGGTTCTTCCTCACCGCCGTCGGCAGCGGGGACCACGGCTACGGCAACAGCCCGACGTGCAACAACTCCACGGTGACCGGGATCGGCAACGACAAGGCCGGCAAGATCTGGTACAAGGCGCTGGCCTCGTACGCCAACAGCAACGAGAACTACGCGCAGGCCCGGGTGGACTCGCTGCGTGCCGCCGCCGACCTGTACGGGGCGCACTGCGCGGAGTACAACACCGTCGACGCGGCGTGGGCGGCGGTCTCGGTGACCGGTTCCGACCCGGTGCCCGGCACCTGCAACAGCCAGCCGGGCAGCCCGGTGGTGACCGGCCCCGGCAACCAGACCGGCACCGTCGGCACCGCGGTGAACCTGCCGATCAAGGCGACCGACCCGGCGGGCGAGACGCTGCGCTACAGCGCGACCGGGCTGCCGGCCGGCCTCGCCATCGACCCGGCCACCGGTGTGGTCTCCGGCACCCCGACCACCGCCGGCACCTCGTCGGTCACCGTCACCGCGACGAACACCGACAACCGCAGCGGATCGGCCACCTTCACCTGGACGATCAGCGGCGGCGGCACCCCGCCGCCGACCGGCTGCGGCAACGTGCCGGCCTGGAGCGCCGGTTCGGGTTACGCGCCCGGCGACGAGGTCTCCCACAACGGCCACAAGTGGCTCGCCACCTGGTACTCCACCGGTGCCGAGCCGGGCGCCCCGGCGTCCTGGGCCGTCTGGGAGGACGAGGGCGCCTGCTGA